The following is a genomic window from Neurospora crassa OR74A linkage group III, whole genome shotgun sequence.
ACACATGAACCAATAGCGAATGTTGGTTGTTTCATTGTCTGTTTTTGTCGCTAGTTCGTGATAGTAGCTAGACAGGACTTTATGCAACTTGTGCAGAACTATAAGTACTAGTGTAATTGCTGGTAGGTGGGATAGTGGGGCAGCCAATGGATGCCCTGCTGACATCAGTGGGGTACCCGCTCCCGGTCTGTCCCACGGGACTAACACTACCGGTTCCATGGCCGTCAAGGTCCATCTCCGTCCCATCACTGCAGTACCTTATCCGGCATCCTAGATCGCCGTGTATCAACCAAACGTACTTGACCACCCTTCCTTCATCCCGTCTTGTCTTTTTAATACTCCGATCATAACGATACCTCCGGACTTTTGAACTCCAACATTCCCCGGTACACCATCTTGGCGGTCCGCCCGTGTCTTATTGCCTTGCCAAGATGGCAGATCATGAAGCCTCAAAGATAAACCACGATAACCATCTACTACTGGTAAGGTGCTCCTTCACCCCCCCTTGAACCACCTTTTTCGATCGCCATCAACTAATCTTCTGTTCAACCTCACCTGTAGGACCAGCCATTGCTCCGTCTGCCATACGAACTCCTCCGCAAGAACTTCCGATCTGCTCACTTCACCGTCGAGAAAGAGTCAACAACCCTCAACAAGCTCCTGAAAGAAACAGCGAAAGGATCCCTCGACGGCAAGACATCGCCCGAAGATGTCGTCAAGAACCTCGATACCATGATTGCCAAGATGCGCGGCATGAAGCGCAAGCTGTCAACGTATGCCAACGAGGAAACCAGGCTTTATAAGCAGCTTGATGCTCGTGTGGCGCATCTGCGCGAGCTCTCGGATATGCACTCGGTTGAAGATGTTAAATACGAGGCTTGGTCCAGGAAACGTCTGGATCGACTGCTGGTCGACTACATGCTACGGCACGGATACAACACTTCGGCCCAAGCCCTGGCAAACGAGCGCGAGATGCACGACTTGGTGGACGTGGAAACATTTTTGACAATGAGCAAGATCCGCGAGTCTCTCGAGAACGGCAGCGTCACCGAGGCGTTGGCTTGGTgcaacgacaacaagaaAGAGCTTCGAAAGTTACAGGTAGGCCGACACAACACCCCCGTTCTCCCCGTCAATCCCCATACCGCTAACATCATCTCCCATCCCCCAGTCCAACCTCGAATTTCTCCTTCGCTGCCAACAATACATCGAGCTCCTCCGCATCAACACCCCATCCAAATCCGTGGAGGCTATTACCCATGCAAAGAAATACATTGCCCCCTTCCAAGAACAATACCCCGACGAGGTCCGCGAAATGGCCGCCCTTCTCGCCCACCGGCCCACCGACAAGAACCTCCCCCTCAAATACGCCGCCTGGTACAGTCCGGATCGGTGGACCAAGCTCGCCACCTCTTTTGTAGAAGCGCATAACAAGCTGTTAGGCCTGCCCACTTTTCCCTTGCTGCACACAGCCCTGTCCTCAGGCTTATCGGCCCTCAAGACGCCCGCCTGCCACGGCACGCAAAAGACGACTTCTTCCTCACAGCCCGGGCATAGCCAGACGAGCATGACTAGCACAGTATGCCCGATCTGCTCGATCGAGCTGAACGAGTTGGCCAAGAACGTCCCCTATGCGCACCATAGCAAGAGCCATCTGGATAATGACTTGCTGCTCTTGCCGAACGGGCGCGTGTACGGACAGGCAAAGCTGGATGAGTATGCGGCCAAGGCGGGGCTGGCGGAGGGGCAGGTGAAGGACTTGGTTACCGGCGAGGTGTATTCGAGGACGGCGTTGAAGAAGGTTTTTGCTTGATACTGCGGTTTTCGATTTACGAGCAACGACACACGTGCTTCTTTTGGGGGGTCTATCTTTTCTTTCATTAACTGGGGAATTTGGGGTATATGCTACGACGCGGGTTGACTGACGGCTATGATTTACGGGTGTTTGGGGGATTTTATCATCGCATTGCTTTCTCAGGGAGAGGAACTCATCATTTGGGGAAATTATCATTATTAGTCTGGTTTCAGTTTGGACTACGTCCCAGGACAGAGACTCAACAGCGCAGTAAACAGCTTGGGAATGGGTACGGATGGGGGAGACATTACGTTGGCTTCTATATCACTA
Proteins encoded in this region:
- a CDS encoding fyv-10 is translated as MADHEASKINHDNHLLLDQPLLRLPYELLRKNFRSAHFTVEKESTTLNKLLKETAKGSLDGKTSPEDVVKNLDTMIAKMRGMKRKLSTYANEETRLYKQLDARVAHLRELSDMHSVEDVKYEAWSRKRLDRLLVDYMLRHGYNTSAQALANEREMHDLVDVETFLTMSKIRESLENGSVTEALAWCNDNKKELRKLQSNLEFLLRCQQYIELLRINTPSKSVEAITHAKKYIAPFQEQYPDEVREMAALLAHRPTDKNLPLKYAAWYSPDRWTKLATSFVEAHNKLLGLPTFPLLHTALSSGLSALKTPACHGTQKTTSSSQPGHSQTSMTSTVCPICSIELNELAKNVPYAHHSKSHLDNDLLLLPNGRVYGQAKLDEYAAKAGLAEGQVKDLVTGEVYSRTALKKVFA